In the Leptospira bourretii genome, one interval contains:
- a CDS encoding cytochrome c oxidase subunit 3 family protein: MTSVSSSSEFHHQHHFKSAEHQYASSKQGIWLFLCTEILMFGGLFVGYLIYHSLYPTVFKNGSETLDWKMGAVNTVVLLISSFTMAAAINYVQRGLHKIAAIMLALTIACAGAFMVIKYFEYSHKFHVGTVPGKFSLVDPSCAAGGKRAECESKISALLKNPAELEKNHVSAEEVTRLKAVISQPKWEMFYGFYFVMTGLHGVHVVAGAFLIFWVFIKTLRRKVGPEYYTPVEGVGLFWHVVDLVWIYLFPLLYLVG, from the coding sequence ATGACTTCCGTTAGTTCTTCAAGTGAATTTCACCACCAACACCATTTTAAGAGTGCAGAACATCAGTATGCCTCTTCCAAACAAGGAATTTGGTTATTCCTTTGCACTGAAATCCTGATGTTCGGTGGCCTATTCGTAGGTTACCTCATCTACCATTCTCTTTATCCGACAGTTTTCAAAAACGGATCGGAAACTTTGGATTGGAAAATGGGAGCTGTGAACACAGTAGTCCTTCTCATCAGTTCCTTTACGATGGCTGCTGCGATTAACTACGTGCAACGTGGTTTGCATAAAATTGCTGCCATCATGCTTGCTCTTACGATTGCTTGTGCTGGTGCCTTCATGGTCATCAAATACTTTGAATACAGTCACAAGTTTCATGTAGGAACAGTTCCTGGTAAGTTTTCCCTTGTGGATCCTTCTTGTGCTGCTGGTGGAAAAAGAGCAGAGTGCGAATCTAAAATTTCTGCTCTCCTCAAAAATCCTGCAGAACTAGAAAAAAACCATGTGAGTGCAGAAGAAGTGACTCGCTTAAAAGCAGTGATCTCTCAACCAAAATGGGAAATGTTCTATGGCTTTTACTTTGTTATGACTGGTCTTCACGGGGTTCACGTGGTAGCTGGTGCTTTCCTAATCTTCTGGGTTTTCATCAAAACTTTAAGAAGAAAGGTTGGTCCTGAATACTACACTCCAGTAGAAGGTGTGGGTCTTTTCTGGCACGTTGTGGACTTGGTATGGATTTACCTCTTTCCACTTCTTTATTTGGTAGGATAA
- a CDS encoding cytochrome C oxidase subunit IV family protein, protein MEYVINYGLYFIALVAVFTPILGFGIFAPGIATATILGFIVNWFGQFFQTDRFAKFTEENKDSKLLKFVLGDEDHKEDHASASMWVEDGEEEEEHDHHVIPIKTYVFVLLALFFGTFITVWVAQYDLGKWNMIVAMAVATCKAFFVLAYFMHLKYDNMLNRVIFLSAFAFLALLFAFSFGDIISRIAPSTEFPAKPFF, encoded by the coding sequence ATGGAATACGTAATCAATTACGGACTTTACTTCATTGCTCTTGTTGCGGTTTTCACTCCAATTCTTGGATTTGGAATCTTTGCTCCAGGGATTGCAACAGCTACCATTTTAGGATTTATCGTAAACTGGTTCGGTCAGTTTTTCCAAACTGATCGTTTTGCAAAATTTACAGAAGAAAACAAAGATAGTAAATTGCTAAAATTTGTATTAGGTGATGAAGATCACAAAGAAGACCATGCTTCTGCTTCCATGTGGGTAGAAGATGGAGAAGAGGAAGAAGAACACGATCACCATGTGATCCCAATCAAAACTTACGTTTTTGTTCTTTTGGCTTTGTTCTTTGGAACCTTCATTACTGTTTGGGTAGCACAATACGACTTAGGAAAGTGGAATATGATTGTCGCAATGGCTGTGGCAACTTGTAAGGCTTTCTTCGTTTTGGCTTACTTCATGCATTTAAAGTATGATAATATGCTGAACCGCGTTATCTTTCTCTCTGCATTTGCCTTTTTGGCTTTATTGTTTGCGTTCTCTTTCGGGGATATCATTTCTCGAATTGCTCCTTCGACAGAGTTCCCTGCAAAACCTTTCTTCTAG